In Harpia harpyja isolate bHarHar1 chromosome 18, bHarHar1 primary haplotype, whole genome shotgun sequence, a single genomic region encodes these proteins:
- the GDPD2 gene encoding glycerophosphoinositol inositolphosphodiesterase GDPD2 isoform X1 produces the protein MADPPGCCRSCATCLLCLYSCQWITAKKEKRKGLRTTKCDYSWFLFLFCVFLFTLVWLYFAIIILNDFHNFNEFIFKQRKLWLDWSLLLLIATAVLITYSAVLLVLALCLQLCGQPLKLHWLHKTLLILTALVVAAAFIGLGIKWAEEWRSARVSLQATGPFLHIGIVGGMTLLAWPLASFIYRTHNTGLKVFLLLVYCTVMIALYLAPLGITSPCIMEENQLPPKPALVGHRGAPMLAPENTLMSLYKAVDCDVQVFETDVMVSADGVPFLMHDEELTRTTNVQAVFPERAALNSTAFNWTDLQQLDAGSWFLERRPFPTVQSLSAGDRYQVTEQRIPSLEQVLEAARQSNISIMFDLRPENHSDYQSFVNATLEVILQSGIPLQQVLWLPDGFREQVKQQAPGIQQVYGRKRLQNEKESLLHVNLPYQDMSSEEIRQYRQDNISVNLYVVNQPWLFSVLWCSGVSSVTTNACQVLKEMKHPIWLLPSSTYLMIWIVVDCTSFLAILWAFLLLKKCSQRRRPAESETDVLLTKINSLMQE, from the exons ATGGCAGACCCCCCCGGCTGCTGCCGCTCCTGTGccacctgcctgctctgcctctaCAGCTGCCAGTGGATCACCGCcaagaaggagaagaggaagggccTGAGAACCACCAAG TGCGACTACAGCTggttccttttcctcttctgcgTCTTCCTGTTCACACTGGTGTGGCTCTACTTTGCCATCATCATCCTCAATGATTTCCACAACTTCAATGA GTTCATCTTCAAGCAGAGGAAGTTGTGGCTAGACTGGTCCCTCCTCCTGCTCATAGCTACGGCTGTGCTGATCACCtactcagctgtgctgctg GTCCTTGCTTTGTGCTTGCAGCTCTGCGGCCAGCCCTTGAAGCTACACTGGCTGCACAAG ACCCTGCTGATCTTAACTGCCCTGGTGGTAGCTGCAGCCTTCATAGGGCTGGGAATAAAGTGGGCGGAGGAGTGGAGAAGTGCACGTGTCTCCCTGCAG GCAACAGGTCCCTTCCTCCACATTGGAATTGTGGGGGGAATGACGCTCCTTGCCTGGCCCCTGGCCAGCTTCATCTACCGCACCCACAACACAG gtctcaaggtgtttctgctgcTTGTGTACTGCACGGTGATGATTGCGCTGTATCTGGCTCCCCTGGGAATCACCTCCCCTTGCATCATGGAGGAGAACCAGCTGCCCCCCAAGCCAGCCCTGGTTGGCCACCGAGGAGCACCCATG CTGGCCCCTGAAAACACCCTCATGTCACTGTACAAAGCGGTGGACTGTGATGTGCAAGTCTTTGAGACAGACGTCATGGTGAG TGCTGACGGGGTCCCATTCCTCATGCATGACGAGGAACTTACCAGGACTACCAACGTGCAGGCTGTGTTCCCTGAAAGGGCTGCACTGAACAGCACCGCCTTCAACTGGACAGACCTCCAGCAGTTGGATGCTGGCAGCTGGTTCCTGGAG CGGAGGCCGTTTCCCACTGTGCAGAGTCTTTCTGCTGGCGATCGCTACCAGGTGACTGAACAGAGGATCCCATCCCTGGAACAGGTGCTAGAGGCAGCCAGGCAGAGCAATATCTCCATCATGTTCGACCTCCGGCCTGAGAACCACAGTGACTACCAGAGCTTCGTCAATGCCACCCTGGAAGTGATCTTACAGTCAGGCATCCCACTACAGCAG GTCCTCTGGCTGCCGGATGGGTTCAGGGAACAGGTCAAACAGCAAGCCCCAGGCATTCAGCAAGTTTATGGCCGGAAGAGACTCCAGAATGAGAAGGAGTCACTGCTGCATGTCAATCTGCCCTACCAGGACATGAGCTCTGAGGAGATCAG GCAGTACCGCCAGGACAACATCTCTGTCAACTTGTATGTGGTGAACCAGCCTTGGCTCTTCTCTGTGCTGTGGTGCTCTGGGGTGAGCTCTGTCACCACCAACGCCTGCCAGGTGCTGAAGGAGATGAAACACCCCATCTGGCTGCTC CCCAGCAGCACGTATCTCATGATCTGGATTGTTGTAGACTGCACTTCCTTCCTTGCCATCCTCTGGGCCTTCCTCTTGCTGAA GAAATGCTCCCAGAGAAGACGGCCAGCGG AGTCTGAGACGGATGTGCTGCTCACAAAGATCAACAGCTTGATGCAAGAGTGA
- the GDPD2 gene encoding glycerophosphoinositol inositolphosphodiesterase GDPD2 isoform X2: MADPPGCCRSCATCLLCLYSCQWITAKKEKRKGLRTTKCDYSWFLFLFCVFLFTLVWLYFAIIILNDFHNFNEFIFKQRKLWLDWSLLLLIATAVLITYSAVLLVLALCLQLCGQPLKLHWLHKTLLILTALVVAAAFIGLGIKWAEEWRSARVSLQATGPFLHIGIVGGMTLLAWPLASFIYRTHNTGLKVFLLLVYCTVMIALYLAPLGITSPCIMEENQLPPKPALVGHRGAPMLAPENTLMSLYKAVDCDVQVFETDVMVSADGVPFLMHDEELTRTTNVQAVFPERAALNSTAFNWTDLQQLDAGSWFLERRPFPTVQSLSAGDRYQVTEQRIPSLEQVLEAARQSNISIMFDLRPENHSDYQSFVNATLEVILQSGIPLQQVLWLPDGFREQVKQQAPGIQQVYGRKRLQNEKESLLHVNLPYQDMSSEEIRQYRQDNISVNLYVVNQPWLFSVLWCSGVSSVTTNACQVLKEMKHPIWLLEMLPEKTASGV; the protein is encoded by the exons ATGGCAGACCCCCCCGGCTGCTGCCGCTCCTGTGccacctgcctgctctgcctctaCAGCTGCCAGTGGATCACCGCcaagaaggagaagaggaagggccTGAGAACCACCAAG TGCGACTACAGCTggttccttttcctcttctgcgTCTTCCTGTTCACACTGGTGTGGCTCTACTTTGCCATCATCATCCTCAATGATTTCCACAACTTCAATGA GTTCATCTTCAAGCAGAGGAAGTTGTGGCTAGACTGGTCCCTCCTCCTGCTCATAGCTACGGCTGTGCTGATCACCtactcagctgtgctgctg GTCCTTGCTTTGTGCTTGCAGCTCTGCGGCCAGCCCTTGAAGCTACACTGGCTGCACAAG ACCCTGCTGATCTTAACTGCCCTGGTGGTAGCTGCAGCCTTCATAGGGCTGGGAATAAAGTGGGCGGAGGAGTGGAGAAGTGCACGTGTCTCCCTGCAG GCAACAGGTCCCTTCCTCCACATTGGAATTGTGGGGGGAATGACGCTCCTTGCCTGGCCCCTGGCCAGCTTCATCTACCGCACCCACAACACAG gtctcaaggtgtttctgctgcTTGTGTACTGCACGGTGATGATTGCGCTGTATCTGGCTCCCCTGGGAATCACCTCCCCTTGCATCATGGAGGAGAACCAGCTGCCCCCCAAGCCAGCCCTGGTTGGCCACCGAGGAGCACCCATG CTGGCCCCTGAAAACACCCTCATGTCACTGTACAAAGCGGTGGACTGTGATGTGCAAGTCTTTGAGACAGACGTCATGGTGAG TGCTGACGGGGTCCCATTCCTCATGCATGACGAGGAACTTACCAGGACTACCAACGTGCAGGCTGTGTTCCCTGAAAGGGCTGCACTGAACAGCACCGCCTTCAACTGGACAGACCTCCAGCAGTTGGATGCTGGCAGCTGGTTCCTGGAG CGGAGGCCGTTTCCCACTGTGCAGAGTCTTTCTGCTGGCGATCGCTACCAGGTGACTGAACAGAGGATCCCATCCCTGGAACAGGTGCTAGAGGCAGCCAGGCAGAGCAATATCTCCATCATGTTCGACCTCCGGCCTGAGAACCACAGTGACTACCAGAGCTTCGTCAATGCCACCCTGGAAGTGATCTTACAGTCAGGCATCCCACTACAGCAG GTCCTCTGGCTGCCGGATGGGTTCAGGGAACAGGTCAAACAGCAAGCCCCAGGCATTCAGCAAGTTTATGGCCGGAAGAGACTCCAGAATGAGAAGGAGTCACTGCTGCATGTCAATCTGCCCTACCAGGACATGAGCTCTGAGGAGATCAG GCAGTACCGCCAGGACAACATCTCTGTCAACTTGTATGTGGTGAACCAGCCTTGGCTCTTCTCTGTGCTGTGGTGCTCTGGGGTGAGCTCTGTCACCACCAACGCCTGCCAGGTGCTGAAGGAGATGAAACACCCCATCTGGCTGCTC GAAATGCTCCCAGAGAAGACGGCCAGCGG AGTCTGA